The Gammaproteobacteria bacterium genome has a window encoding:
- a CDS encoding outer membrane lipoprotein-sorting protein, whose product MLNRSITTLVLTAALTLVSQVVAAQTAEEKGLEISQQVKLNDLGWIDSTADMLMILRNNQGQKSIRKIKMKSLEQLNDGDKSLIIFNKPKDVKGTTFLTFSHPKANDDQWLYLPALKRVKRISSRNKSGPFMGSEFAFEDLSSFEVEKYSYKYVGDESLNSVATFKVEQYPRGENSGYTKRIVWIDKQAHRIQKIEFYDRKNSLLKNLSYVGYKQYLSKFWRADSMVMVNHQTGKSTELKWTNYAFKTGLKNSDFSRNALKRAR is encoded by the coding sequence ATGTTAAACAGGTCTATAACGACCCTAGTTCTCACCGCTGCACTGACCTTAGTCAGTCAGGTTGTTGCGGCACAAACAGCTGAAGAAAAAGGGCTGGAAATATCGCAACAAGTAAAGCTAAACGACTTAGGCTGGATTGATTCTACCGCCGACATGCTAATGATTTTACGAAATAATCAAGGTCAAAAAAGCATTCGGAAAATTAAGATGAAGTCATTAGAACAGCTTAACGATGGTGATAAAAGTCTAATCATTTTCAACAAACCAAAAGATGTTAAGGGAACCACTTTTTTGACTTTTTCCCACCCCAAGGCCAACGACGATCAATGGTTATACTTACCCGCTTTAAAACGCGTAAAACGCATATCTTCGCGTAACAAATCAGGCCCATTTATGGGATCAGAGTTTGCCTTTGAAGATCTAAGCTCTTTTGAAGTTGAAAAATATAGCTATAAATATGTTGGCGACGAGTCGCTTAATAGTGTGGCGACATTTAAAGTGGAGCAATATCCGCGGGGTGAAAATTCGGGTTATACCAAACGCATCGTCTGGATTGACAAGCAAGCGCATCGCATCCAGAAAATAGAATTTTACGATCGAAAAAATAGCCTGTTAAAAAACCTAAGTTACGTAGGTTATAAACAGTATTTATCGAAATTCTGGCGCGCTGATAGCATGGTAATGGTTAACCACCAAACCGGAAAAAGTACAGAATTGAAATGGACAAACTATGCCTTTAAAACTGGTTTGAAAAACAGCGATTTTAGTCGTAACGCACTAAAAAGAGCACGTTAA
- a CDS encoding GNAT family N-acetyltransferase translates to MEIINSKQSDCEFIIKTLCKSFNDDPVVNWFIRQDLYRDDAIREFFEKSLLVMALPYKKVHHITEYEGVVLPVPSESWAIGLFKQLRFFSSICRVSGIKQLPKVINGLYQMNKVHITRPHMYLLFIGVNPNAQGKGVGSNLLSNMIEECDQQGLPIYLENSNPDNELFYQRFGFVIIHEIKLGRNAPRLTAMVREPNNRKIMNVSSGL, encoded by the coding sequence ATGGAAATTATAAACTCTAAACAATCAGATTGTGAATTTATCATTAAAACACTATGCAAATCATTCAATGATGATCCTGTTGTAAATTGGTTTATTAGACAAGATTTATATAGGGATGATGCTATTCGGGAGTTTTTTGAAAAATCATTACTAGTAATGGCTTTACCATACAAAAAAGTTCATCACATAACTGAATATGAGGGAGTAGTGCTTCCTGTACCATCAGAAAGCTGGGCCATAGGGCTTTTCAAGCAATTGAGGTTTTTTAGCTCTATTTGCAGAGTTTCAGGAATAAAGCAATTACCTAAAGTGATTAACGGGTTATATCAAATGAATAAAGTACATATCACAAGACCACATATGTACCTGTTATTTATTGGTGTTAACCCGAACGCACAAGGAAAAGGAGTTGGCAGTAACTTGCTTTCTAATATGATTGAAGAATGCGACCAACAGGGTTTACCTATATATCTAGAGAATAGTAATCCGGATAACGAATTATTTTATCAACGTTTTGGATTTGTGATAATTCATGAGATTAAACTTGGTAGAAATGCCCCACGATTGACAGCTATGGTTAGAGAACCAAATAACCGAAAAATAATGAATGTTAGCAGTGGCCTATAA
- a CDS encoding aminotransferase class III-fold pyridoxal phosphate-dependent enzyme: MANRSGNIDFAPVKGQLNNIKQRQSSKINPTRQFMLSHLGYDHLICQANGSTLTDENGIEYTDFISQYGALPFGHNPNFLIKRISTFFSENEPSLVQPLIAPEAEELGRRLIQLSPLDDGFCTFCNSGAEAVEAAIKLARSFTGRKHIVATTTGFHGKTLGASSATGNKQYSEPFHIDTSEFSHVEIDNLEQIRTVLSEQKTAAVILELVQGEGGMQVLSNNYLNNVSLLCKTFGTLLIIDEVQTGIGRLGSLFGLSLYPEVNADIICLAKALGGGLVSLGAILSKSEVWTDDFGMYHSSTFANNNFSCAIGNSVLTELLSDELRIINNVNAMSSYLSNELERIVYNYSEVFECVNGTGLMLGLKLKAWPEEHSYFFGVTNFHGLVVPIVCSYLMNKHHIITAPVFNHASVLRIEPNLTVSKKQIDKFIFSLEDVGEIITNKKFATLCSSMVGLNNVDVSYAEKNIPQDPILPSKPLDGQCLGRFAFFIHPTTNEDCIDIMPQAIRNLSPEHIVKWESWMNSWTSKHYDPAPVLKIPAVINAQGDYVEGWLISCPLTPEKMMRLRKKDREELIRKYFAIAESIGVDRVGLGAFTSIITYGGTRLPEHTTPVTTGNSLTGMVSAKGAIAATFNRWGSCDDKCLAVVGAAGAVGRVSVIEASRYFGCIILFGNPSNPTALDGLQEVRGEILWRALDDKANGINNAIYDRLIEEIGSVLDTTIRQFLQHACEKNYIDLADYIQSKHSLALESVIAISVSLENDLPKCDTIISATSNGKNFIESEFIALNSVVCDAARPPDFSSSLSIDRPDIHSFEGGLVKLPHPIAFGKPNILGFDSTVNLACLSETIVLAMSKAEGDFSLGKQLSIIQAREIYKTACEFGFNLPDCCSSSVLANDVINSN, from the coding sequence ATGGCAAACCGTTCAGGTAATATTGACTTCGCCCCAGTCAAAGGTCAACTAAATAATATTAAACAAAGACAGAGCTCGAAAATAAACCCTACACGTCAATTTATGTTAAGTCATTTAGGTTACGATCATTTGATTTGTCAAGCTAATGGATCTACTTTGACTGATGAAAATGGCATTGAATACACAGACTTTATTTCTCAATACGGCGCATTACCGTTTGGGCATAATCCAAATTTTCTGATAAAAAGAATCTCCACATTTTTTAGTGAAAATGAACCCAGTTTAGTACAACCATTAATCGCTCCTGAAGCTGAGGAGTTGGGCCGTCGACTTATACAATTATCTCCCCTAGATGATGGTTTCTGTACTTTTTGTAATAGTGGTGCTGAAGCCGTAGAAGCTGCAATAAAGCTAGCACGTTCTTTTACTGGTAGAAAGCATATCGTCGCTACAACTACTGGCTTTCATGGTAAAACTCTAGGGGCATCCTCAGCCACTGGGAATAAACAATATAGTGAACCATTTCATATTGATACAAGTGAATTTTCTCATGTTGAAATAGATAATCTAGAACAAATCCGAACTGTTTTAAGCGAACAAAAAACGGCAGCCGTCATTCTTGAATTAGTTCAGGGAGAGGGTGGAATGCAAGTGTTGAGTAATAACTACCTAAATAATGTTTCATTACTGTGTAAAACGTTCGGTACTTTATTAATTATTGACGAAGTTCAAACGGGAATAGGACGTTTAGGCAGCCTTTTCGGACTAAGTTTATACCCTGAAGTAAACGCAGACATTATTTGTTTAGCTAAAGCTTTGGGAGGAGGACTTGTGTCCTTAGGCGCAATTTTATCGAAAAGCGAAGTATGGACTGATGACTTTGGAATGTACCATAGCTCTACTTTTGCAAACAATAATTTTAGTTGTGCCATCGGAAATAGCGTTTTAACAGAACTTCTATCTGATGAGCTAAGAATTATCAATAATGTTAACGCCATGAGTTCTTATTTATCAAATGAACTTGAACGCATCGTTTATAACTATAGTGAAGTGTTTGAATGCGTTAATGGAACAGGTTTAATGCTAGGACTGAAGCTTAAAGCATGGCCTGAAGAACATAGCTATTTTTTTGGTGTTACAAATTTTCATGGCTTAGTTGTCCCTATTGTGTGTAGTTATTTGATGAACAAACACCATATTATTACAGCACCAGTTTTCAATCATGCAAGTGTTCTAAGAATTGAGCCGAATTTGACTGTATCTAAGAAGCAGATAGACAAATTTATTTTTTCTTTAGAAGATGTCGGAGAAATTATAACTAATAAAAAATTCGCGACATTGTGTTCATCAATGGTTGGTCTTAATAATGTAGACGTTAGTTATGCAGAAAAAAATATACCGCAAGATCCCATTTTACCTTCTAAGCCATTAGATGGTCAGTGTTTAGGACGATTTGCTTTTTTTATTCACCCCACCACCAATGAAGATTGCATTGATATAATGCCTCAAGCAATACGAAACCTTTCTCCAGAACATATAGTCAAGTGGGAGAGCTGGATGAACTCATGGACGAGTAAACATTACGATCCGGCTCCAGTGCTAAAGATTCCAGCGGTTATTAATGCTCAAGGAGACTATGTTGAAGGCTGGTTAATTAGTTGCCCATTAACACCAGAAAAAATGATGCGTCTTAGAAAAAAAGACAGAGAAGAATTGATTAGAAAATATTTCGCTATAGCAGAATCAATAGGGGTAGATAGAGTTGGTTTAGGGGCTTTTACATCAATAATTACTTATGGCGGAACACGATTACCTGAGCATACTACACCCGTTACAACCGGGAATAGTCTAACGGGTATGGTAAGTGCTAAAGGTGCCATTGCCGCAACATTTAACCGTTGGGGTTCTTGTGATGATAAATGCTTAGCTGTTGTTGGTGCTGCTGGCGCTGTTGGACGAGTTTCCGTTATTGAAGCATCGAGATATTTTGGTTGTATTATTTTATTTGGGAATCCAAGTAATCCTACTGCATTAGATGGCTTACAAGAAGTTAGAGGTGAAATACTCTGGCGAGCTTTAGATGATAAAGCAAACGGTATTAATAATGCCATTTATGATCGGTTAATTGAAGAAATCGGATCGGTATTAGACACCACTATTAGACAATTTTTGCAGCACGCCTGCGAAAAAAACTATATCGACTTAGCTGATTATATTCAATCAAAGCATTCATTGGCACTTGAAAGCGTGATTGCAATATCGGTTTCTCTTGAGAACGACCTTCCTAAATGTGACACGATTATTTCAGCGACTTCTAATGGTAAGAACTTCATTGAAAGTGAGTTTATCGCGCTTAACTCAGTCGTGTGCGATGCTGCAAGACCTCCTGATTTTTCCAGTTCATTATCAATTGATAGGCCTGATATTCATTCATTTGAAGGAGGTTTGGTCAAGTTGCCACACCCAATAGCATTTGGGAAGCCAAACATATTAGGGTTTGATTCAACGGTAAATTTAGCTTGCTTATCTGAAACCATTGTACTTGCAATGAGTAAAGCTGAAGGTGATTTTAGTTTAGGAAAGCAACTTAGCATTATTCAAGCAAGAGAAATCTACAAAACAGCTTGTGAATTTGGCTTTAATTTACCTGATTGTTGTTCCAGCAGTGTGCTAGCGAACGATGTTATAAACAGCAATTAA
- a CDS encoding N(5)-hydroxyornithine transformylase PvdF, with protein MTKRKLVYIGSLRNAAADKAGQHIDYKGQQRYMKSPLEYLVESLNQTSLGDEYSLEGIIFDDDENLATDCEKIQDYGFSPQQDKNWFYPLDLKVQGKLLAEITYSVPSSYRRFPMDAPQRISGKSDFEMRLQDKLIELKADVVLLDGLLIILDELIRPGSLFCRKVVNIHPGITRLESPYERRGAYGTLDSLYGARGKKVINWNTMETTPVDTLLKTGASFHYVDNGIDSGEVIVDVLKTDIEPEDTILELRWNNFNLSLFPAIEQGLLFLANKEKNKQLETEIA; from the coding sequence ATGACGAAAAGAAAACTAGTTTATATTGGCTCTTTACGCAATGCTGCTGCAGACAAAGCAGGGCAGCATATTGATTACAAGGGACAGCAACGGTACATGAAGTCGCCACTTGAGTATTTAGTGGAATCGCTAAATCAAACGTCGTTAGGAGACGAGTATTCTTTAGAAGGTATCATTTTTGACGACGATGAAAACTTAGCTACCGATTGTGAAAAGATCCAAGATTATGGATTTTCTCCTCAACAAGACAAAAACTGGTTTTATCCTCTCGATTTAAAGGTTCAAGGAAAACTACTTGCAGAAATAACCTACTCAGTGCCGTCGTCGTATCGACGTTTTCCGATGGATGCGCCGCAGCGTATTAGTGGGAAAAGTGATTTTGAAATGCGTTTGCAAGATAAACTCATTGAATTAAAGGCCGATGTCGTGCTGTTGGATGGCCTGCTTATTATACTTGATGAGCTGATCCGCCCTGGCAGCCTATTTTGTCGAAAAGTTGTCAATATTCATCCCGGGATCACCAGATTAGAGTCGCCTTATGAACGTCGTGGCGCCTATGGAACATTAGACTCGTTGTATGGTGCTCGCGGTAAAAAAGTTATCAATTGGAATACCATGGAAACAACGCCAGTGGACACTCTATTAAAAACCGGAGCGTCGTTCCATTATGTCGATAATGGGATTGATTCAGGCGAAGTGATCGTTGATGTACTCAAAACTGACATTGAACCAGAAGATACTATCTTAGAATTACGATGGAATAATTTTAATCTCAGTTTATTTCCTGCTATTGAGCAGGGCTTGTTATTTCTTGCTAACAAAGAGAAAAATAAACAACTTGAAACTGAAATAGCCTAA
- a CDS encoding MMPL family transporter gives MNINWTNMLFSRPFSVLLVGILFVAISGIGANNLYFRGDYKVFFEDDFQKLIEHEKMQTDFGVNDNIIIVFAPKDKNIFTKDNLGIIKELTDESWQIPYSYRVDSITNYQHSKSDGEDLIVGDLVYSLSNINAQFLKDVKAIAINDPILLNRLVSKEGHVALVNITVDIPNEDKSNKIFEVINFVRSITDNLKLKYPDTQFYHAGIVAMDYYVLTETKKDTFTLIPIMSFVIVVFLIILLKSVFATFSTSCIVASVLVSTMGIAGWLGYFLSTASVNAPVIIMTVVVADCVHLISSMMFALNKGSNKKDAITYSLKLNILPILITSLTTAVGFLTLNFSEVPVLQDLGNITAIGVMLAFIFSITLLPTLLFILPIKTVNTQPNTFNGIATWVIKNHRKLLPLTLVIIVISCYLLSFNKINDQTTKYFSKGHEFREATDFIQNNISGMSQIDFALDSGISNGINNPEVLGKIEKFSAWLREQPEVDSVSTISDILKKLNMNMNGDDINHYQLPDSKELIAQYMLLYEMSLPYGLGLTNQIDMDRSTVKIVATLKNLGSKEFTEFEGRAISWVNKHTKGLRLTAASPALMFAHIGELNMKSMLKNTPLALLLISMLLVFALKSWKMGCISILPNLLPVMMGFGVWGLYSGEINLALSVVSTMTLGIIVDDTVHFLLKYNYARNSMNLLPEASIKFAFEQVGQALLTTTVVLSSGFMVLFSSSFRLSSDMGLLTALIIIFALVVDFLLLPAFLLYFDKRNIVTEK, from the coding sequence TTGAACATTAACTGGACTAACATGCTATTTTCCCGCCCTTTCTCTGTTTTGCTCGTAGGAATACTATTTGTAGCGATATCAGGAATAGGGGCTAATAATCTGTATTTTAGAGGGGACTATAAAGTGTTTTTTGAAGATGATTTTCAAAAACTAATTGAGCATGAAAAAATGCAAACGGATTTTGGAGTAAATGATAACATCATTATCGTTTTTGCCCCCAAAGATAAAAATATTTTCACTAAAGATAATCTTGGTATTATCAAGGAATTAACAGATGAATCTTGGCAAATACCTTATTCGTATCGAGTAGATTCGATCACTAATTATCAACACTCCAAGTCTGATGGTGAAGATCTGATTGTTGGTGATTTAGTCTATTCTCTTTCAAATATTAATGCTCAATTTTTGAAAGACGTTAAGGCAATAGCTATCAACGATCCGATTTTGTTAAACCGGTTAGTTTCTAAAGAAGGACATGTCGCACTAGTCAATATAACCGTTGATATACCTAATGAAGATAAAAGTAATAAAATATTTGAAGTGATAAACTTTGTACGATCTATTACTGATAATTTAAAACTGAAATATCCAGATACCCAATTTTATCACGCCGGTATTGTTGCAATGGATTATTATGTTCTAACAGAAACTAAAAAAGATACTTTTACATTAATACCGATAATGTCATTTGTCATAGTGGTGTTTTTAATCATACTTTTAAAGTCGGTATTCGCCACATTTTCAACCTCATGTATTGTTGCTTCCGTGCTAGTTTCGACAATGGGAATAGCGGGTTGGTTAGGATATTTCTTAAGTACAGCATCAGTGAATGCACCTGTAATAATTATGACTGTAGTCGTCGCTGATTGTGTTCATTTAATCTCGTCAATGATGTTTGCACTAAATAAAGGGAGTAATAAAAAAGATGCCATTACCTATTCTTTAAAGTTAAATATTTTACCAATACTTATTACAAGTTTGACAACGGCAGTTGGTTTTTTGACGTTAAACTTTTCTGAGGTCCCTGTTCTTCAAGATTTAGGGAATATTACGGCTATAGGTGTTATGTTAGCTTTCATTTTTTCGATAACATTACTCCCTACATTATTATTTATCCTACCTATTAAGACCGTTAATACTCAGCCTAACACCTTCAATGGAATTGCAACTTGGGTAATTAAAAATCATAGAAAGTTATTACCGCTTACACTCGTAATCATCGTTATTTCTTGCTACCTACTGTCGTTTAACAAAATAAACGATCAAACAACAAAGTACTTTTCAAAAGGCCATGAATTTAGAGAAGCAACAGACTTTATACAGAACAATATTTCAGGAATGTCACAAATTGATTTTGCTCTTGATAGTGGGATTTCAAACGGTATTAATAATCCTGAAGTATTAGGTAAAATTGAAAAGTTCAGTGCTTGGTTAAGAGAGCAACCCGAGGTGGACAGTGTTTCGACTATTTCGGATATTCTTAAAAAGCTGAATATGAATATGAATGGAGATGACATAAACCACTATCAACTGCCTGACAGTAAGGAATTAATTGCTCAATATATGTTGTTATATGAAATGTCATTACCTTACGGATTAGGCCTGACTAACCAGATAGATATGGATCGTTCGACCGTTAAAATTGTTGCTACATTAAAAAACTTGGGTAGTAAAGAGTTTACCGAATTTGAAGGAAGGGCAATTAGTTGGGTAAATAAGCACACTAAAGGGTTAAGGTTGACTGCCGCCAGTCCCGCATTAATGTTTGCTCATATTGGCGAGCTAAATATGAAAAGTATGTTAAAAAACACCCCTTTAGCATTACTATTAATATCTATGTTACTTGTTTTTGCATTGAAGTCATGGAAGATGGGATGTATTAGTATATTACCTAATCTTTTGCCTGTCATGATGGGCTTTGGAGTATGGGGGCTGTATTCAGGTGAAATAAACCTCGCATTATCCGTTGTTTCCACAATGACTCTAGGCATTATTGTTGACGATACTGTACATTTTTTATTGAAGTATAACTATGCGCGTAACTCAATGAATTTGTTGCCGGAAGCATCAATAAAGTTTGCCTTCGAACAAGTTGGTCAGGCTCTATTGACTACTACTGTTGTATTATCTTCTGGATTTATGGTGCTATTTTCATCGTCATTTCGATTAAGTTCAGATATGGGCTTGTTAACTGCACTCATTATAATTTTCGCGCTGGTTGTTGACTTCTTATTGCTGCCCGCATTTTTACTGTACTTTGATAAGAGAAATATTGTTACAGAAAAATAA
- a CDS encoding sigma-70 family RNA polymerase sigma factor, with product MLETDTTCTYETPLLQVYEKNILNLTRFAVRLTGCYSYAEDIVQETFFRLPSTPKATSSPKAQLSYIFQIVRNLSIDHHRKQTLINKTFVFKEADVAIDKSSPEVIHNDSQALSQLDVALAQLPARTRYVFEQHRIYGVAQKDIALELGVSKTLVNFMVRDALSHCCKSMG from the coding sequence ATGTTGGAAACGGACACTACTTGCACCTATGAAACCCCTTTATTACAAGTATATGAGAAGAATATTCTTAATCTCACTAGGTTCGCTGTTCGTCTCACCGGGTGTTACTCATACGCCGAAGATATAGTTCAAGAAACATTCTTTAGATTGCCTTCTACGCCAAAAGCGACCTCTTCACCGAAGGCACAACTTAGCTATATTTTCCAAATCGTGCGTAATTTATCGATCGATCATCATCGCAAGCAGACTCTGATCAATAAAACTTTCGTGTTTAAAGAAGCTGATGTCGCAATCGATAAATCATCTCCTGAAGTAATACATAATGACAGCCAAGCGTTGAGTCAACTAGATGTTGCATTGGCACAATTACCCGCAAGAACCCGTTATGTATTTGAACAACATAGAATCTACGGCGTTGCACAAAAAGATATTGCCCTGGAACTTGGCGTTTCCAAGACCTTAGTTAATTTTATGGTGCGTGATGCATTGAGTCATTGTTGTAAATCGATGGGATAA